In the genome of Cynocephalus volans isolate mCynVol1 chromosome 15, mCynVol1.pri, whole genome shotgun sequence, one region contains:
- the RBIS gene encoding ribosomal biogenesis factor, translating into MAKNKLRGQKSRNVFHIASQKHFKAKNKAKPVTTNLKKINIVNNEKVNRMNKAFIDIQKELAHFSKSLSLEPLQKKLIPQQQHENEPVNVDEAARLMAQL; encoded by the exons ATGGCCAAGAACAAATTAAGAGGGCAGAAGTCCAGGAATGTATTTCACATAGCCAGCCAAAAGCACTTTAAggctaaaaacaaagcaaaaccagtTACCACTAATCTTAAGAAA ataaacattgtGAATAATGAAAAAGTTAACAGAATGAATAAAGCTTTCATAGATATACAAAAGGAACTTGCACACTTCTCAAAAAGCCTTTCTCTTGAACCTCTACAGAAAAAGCTG ATTCCTCAGCAGCAGCATGAAAATGAACCAGTTAATGTTGACGAAGCTGCAAGATTAATGGCTCAGTTGTAA